A stretch of Henckelia pumila isolate YLH828 chromosome 4, ASM3356847v2, whole genome shotgun sequence DNA encodes these proteins:
- the LOC140861994 gene encoding uncharacterized protein — protein MPPRRMMNRQTETVIQPEQVNVAPTVPQTPEASRIEQGSTLRDMSDATASPMEILLKRFQSFKPPTLKGTETSVDCEGWLEDIEMMFDSLDYADDRRIRLIGYQLQDVAKSWWITTKKALENRGTTINWKVFKTEFYQRFFPLSYRKDKNAEFANLKQGNLTIVEYVAKFSTLLKFAPHIAENEEAKADQFINGLNPDVFTLVNVGRPNNFADALDKAKGAETGLMKQ, from the coding sequence atgcctcctcgtcgAATGATGAATAGACAGACAGAGACAGTTATTCAGCCAGAACAGGTGAATGTAGCCCCGACAGTGCCACAAACACCTGAAGCTTCGAGAATAGAGCAAGGCAGTAcattgagagatatgagtgaTGCCACAGCATCACCAATGGAGATActtctgaaaagatttcaatctttcaagccgcctactttgaaaggaACTGAGACTTCAGTTGACTGTGAAGGTTGGTTAGAGGATATTGAGATGATgtttgattcccttgattatgcaGATGATAGAAGAATTAGACTGATTGGGTATCAATTGCAAGATGTTGCAAAGAGCTGGTGGATTACAACCAAGAAGGCTCTTGAGAATCGAGGTACGACGATTAATTGGAAAGTGTTTAAAACTGAATTTTATCAACGATTCTTTCCATTGTCGTATAGAAAAGATAAGAatgcagagtttgccaatctgaaacAAGGCAATCTGACTATCGTGGAATATGTTGCTAAGTTCTCTACTTTGCTGAAATTCGCTCCACATATAGCTGAGAATGAAGAGGCTAAAGCTGATCAGtttattaatggactgaatccagatgtatttacACTGGTGAATGTTGGTAGACCAAACaactttgctgatgcacttGATAAAGCAAAGGGAGCAGAGACTGGTCTGATGAAACAATGA